A region of Streptomyces sp. WMMC500 DNA encodes the following proteins:
- a CDS encoding metallophosphoesterase family protein produces the protein MDTPGFGIPEQLARSMSMAEQHEYLRRRHSRRRVVTGAGGLAGGLLLAGCGGGGDGGGGAGRTDHSSADMVSPAPTGAPAAFGRHLAFGADPRTQMRVGWQLPLPVRRPYVRFGTDRGDLGEPVEAEIRPLKTPAMNGLPAVEQHYVHAALDGLEPGTAYVYGLGHDEFDPAASPGAAEHLAGFRTAPARPERFVFTAFGDQGLGRAARAVTRRMAALPGGPPAFHLHAGDICYAEDSGHGLETGRYDARVWDRFLRQIDPVSSRVPWMPAMGNHDMEAWYSPDGYGGQRARWTLPDNGADPRGAPSSYSFVYGNVAVVALDANDVSYEIPANLGFTDGAQVRWLDRRLGELRKEPGVDFVVVFFHHCAYSTSTHASDGGVREHFTPLFDKHRVDLVVNGHNHVYERTDALRAGALTRPLPVGGSVDTERHGAVYVTAGGGGRKLYDFTAPDTHEGRRRDRDVVETFAWTRSGEKALEGVEWSRVRYTGYSFLAVESRPGASPALRVAAYADDGTRIDHFELVRGR, from the coding sequence ATGGACACCCCCGGCTTCGGCATCCCCGAACAGCTCGCCCGCAGCATGAGCATGGCCGAACAGCACGAGTACCTGCGCCGCCGGCACTCCCGGCGCCGCGTCGTCACCGGCGCGGGCGGGCTGGCCGGCGGTCTGCTGCTCGCCGGGTGCGGTGGCGGCGGCGACGGCGGCGGGGGGGCCGGGCGTACGGACCACTCCTCCGCGGACATGGTCAGCCCCGCGCCCACCGGGGCGCCGGCGGCGTTCGGCCGGCATCTGGCCTTCGGCGCCGACCCGCGCACCCAGATGCGGGTCGGCTGGCAGCTCCCGCTGCCGGTGCGCCGGCCGTACGTGCGCTTCGGCACGGACCGCGGCGACCTCGGCGAGCCCGTCGAGGCCGAGATCCGGCCGCTGAAGACCCCGGCGATGAACGGCCTGCCCGCGGTCGAACAGCACTACGTGCACGCCGCGCTCGACGGCCTGGAGCCCGGCACGGCGTACGTCTACGGCCTCGGTCACGACGAGTTCGACCCCGCCGCCTCGCCGGGAGCGGCCGAGCACCTCGCCGGATTCCGCACCGCGCCCGCGCGACCGGAGCGCTTCGTCTTCACCGCCTTCGGCGACCAGGGCCTCGGCCGCGCCGCCCGCGCCGTCACCCGGCGCATGGCCGCCCTGCCCGGCGGCCCCCCGGCCTTCCACCTGCACGCCGGCGACATCTGCTACGCCGAGGACTCCGGGCACGGCCTGGAGACCGGCCGCTACGACGCCCGGGTGTGGGACCGCTTCCTGCGGCAGATCGACCCGGTGTCCTCGCGGGTCCCGTGGATGCCGGCGATGGGCAACCACGACATGGAGGCGTGGTACTCCCCCGACGGCTACGGCGGCCAGCGGGCCCGCTGGACGCTGCCTGACAACGGCGCAGATCCGCGCGGGGCGCCCAGTTCGTACTCCTTCGTCTACGGCAACGTCGCCGTCGTGGCGCTGGACGCCAACGACGTGTCGTACGAGATCCCGGCCAACCTCGGCTTCACCGACGGCGCCCAGGTGCGCTGGCTGGACCGGCGGCTCGGGGAGCTGCGGAAGGAGCCGGGCGTCGACTTCGTCGTGGTCTTCTTCCACCACTGCGCGTACTCCACCAGCACCCACGCCTCGGACGGCGGGGTGCGGGAGCACTTCACGCCGCTGTTCGACAAGCACCGGGTGGACCTCGTGGTCAACGGCCACAACCACGTCTACGAGCGCACCGACGCCCTGCGCGCGGGGGCCCTGACCCGCCCGCTGCCCGTGGGCGGCTCGGTGGACACCGAGCGCCACGGCGCGGTCTACGTGACCGCGGGCGGCGGCGGACGCAAGCTGTACGACTTCACCGCGCCGGACACCCACGAGGGCCGGCGCCGGGACCGGGACGTGGTGGAGACGTTCGCCTGGACGCGGTCGGGCGAGAAGGCCCTGGAGGGCGTCGAGTGGTCCCGGGTGCGCTATACGGGTTACTCGTTCCTCGCCGTCGAGTCCCGGCCGGGCGCCTCGCCCGCGCTGCGGGTCGCCGCGTACGCCGACGACGGCACGCGGATCGACCACTTCGAGTTGGTACGGGGCCGCTGA
- a CDS encoding HAD family hydrolase, with protein sequence MRILAVVWDIDDTIFDHSGAERRAATEYLTARGLLGRYASPEAAAAHWHAVSEEYVDRYLAGEFTFLAQRRERARVLAGRPLTDAEADVWMAGYQAAYRRHWRVFPDVVPALDGLTPRRRHGLLSNNSAPHQEEKLRAIGVHDRFEAMVCSEELGVAKPAAGAFHAACAALGLPPERVAYIGDRPDTDAAGADAAGLTGIWLDRAGTGDRAGAGGRAARNAPAGVRRITSPAHLAALLDALDP encoded by the coding sequence ATGCGGATACTCGCCGTGGTCTGGGACATCGACGACACGATCTTCGACCACTCGGGCGCCGAGCGGCGCGCCGCGACGGAGTACCTGACCGCCCGCGGCCTGCTGGGCCGGTACGCCTCGCCCGAGGCCGCCGCGGCGCACTGGCACGCGGTCTCCGAGGAGTACGTGGACCGCTACCTCGCCGGCGAGTTCACCTTCCTGGCCCAGCGCCGCGAGCGGGCCCGGGTGCTGGCGGGCCGGCCGCTGACCGACGCCGAGGCGGACGTCTGGATGGCCGGCTACCAGGCCGCGTACCGGCGGCACTGGCGGGTCTTCCCCGACGTCGTACCGGCGCTCGACGGCCTCACCCCGCGCCGCCGGCACGGCCTGCTGTCCAACAACAGCGCCCCGCACCAGGAGGAGAAGCTCCGCGCCATCGGCGTGCACGACCGCTTCGAGGCGATGGTGTGCTCCGAGGAGCTGGGCGTCGCCAAGCCCGCCGCGGGCGCCTTCCACGCTGCCTGCGCCGCCCTCGGGCTGCCGCCGGAGCGCGTCGCGTACATCGGCGACCGGCCGGACACCGACGCCGCGGGCGCGGACGCGGCGGGGCTGACGGGGATCTGGCTCGACCGCGCGGGCACGGGCGACCGGGCGGGCGCTGGCGGCCGGGCGGCCCGGAACGCGCCCGCGGGGGTGCGCCGCATCACCTCGCCGGCCCACCTGGCGGCGCTGCTCGACGCGCTGGACCCGTGA
- the pruA gene encoding L-glutamate gamma-semialdehyde dehydrogenase, giving the protein MDAVTQVPAPYNEPVHTYAPGTPERARLEARLKELAESPMELPMTIGGVRRMGGGERVDVVQPHKHKAVLGTYGTATRADAQDAIDAALAAAPGWRALSFDDRAAILLKAADLLAGPWRETIAASTMLGQSKTAQQAEIDAPCELIDFWRFNVHFARQIMDEQPPIQPPGVWNRLDHRPLEGFVYAITPFNFTAIAGNLPTAPALMGNVVVWKPSPTQTHAAVLLMRLLEEAGMPPGVINLVTGDGKELSEVALPHPDLAGIHFTGSTRTFQHLWAEVGRNLPGYKAYPRIVGETGGKDFIVAHPTADPAKLKTAITRGAFEYQGQKCSAASRAYVPRSLWDGGLKDALVTETEGLAMGDVTDLANFVGAVIDDRAFAKNKAAIERAKADPACEIVAGGTYDDSVGYFVRPTVIVCSDPENEVFTEEYFGPIVALHVYEDAAYDTMLDQMESVAAYALTGAVLAQDRAVIAEATRRLRFAAGNFYVNDRPTGSIVGQQPFGGARASGTNDKAGSKFNLLRWSSPRAIKETMDAPTDYRYPHMG; this is encoded by the coding sequence ATGGACGCTGTGACCCAGGTCCCCGCCCCGTACAACGAGCCGGTGCACACCTACGCCCCCGGCACGCCGGAGCGTGCGCGGCTGGAGGCCAGGCTCAAGGAGCTGGCCGAGAGCCCCATGGAGCTGCCGATGACCATCGGCGGCGTACGGCGCATGGGCGGCGGCGAGCGCGTCGACGTCGTGCAGCCGCACAAGCACAAGGCCGTGCTCGGCACGTACGGCACGGCGACCCGCGCGGACGCGCAGGACGCGATCGACGCCGCCCTGGCCGCCGCGCCCGGCTGGCGCGCGCTGTCCTTCGACGACCGCGCCGCGATCCTGCTCAAGGCCGCCGACCTGCTCGCCGGCCCGTGGCGCGAGACGATCGCCGCGTCCACCATGCTCGGCCAGTCGAAGACCGCGCAGCAGGCGGAGATCGACGCGCCCTGCGAGCTGATCGACTTCTGGCGCTTCAACGTCCACTTCGCCCGCCAGATCATGGACGAGCAGCCGCCGATCCAGCCGCCCGGCGTGTGGAACCGGCTCGACCACCGCCCGCTGGAGGGCTTCGTCTACGCGATCACGCCCTTCAACTTCACGGCGATCGCCGGCAACCTGCCGACCGCGCCCGCCCTCATGGGCAACGTCGTGGTCTGGAAGCCGTCGCCGACGCAGACGCACGCCGCGGTGCTGCTCATGCGGCTGCTGGAGGAGGCCGGGATGCCGCCCGGCGTCATCAACCTCGTCACCGGCGACGGCAAGGAGCTGTCGGAGGTGGCGCTGCCGCACCCGGACCTGGCCGGCATCCACTTCACCGGCTCCACCCGCACGTTCCAGCACCTGTGGGCCGAGGTCGGCAGGAACCTGCCCGGCTACAAGGCGTACCCGCGGATCGTCGGCGAGACCGGCGGCAAGGACTTCATCGTCGCCCACCCGACCGCGGACCCGGCGAAGCTGAAGACCGCGATCACCCGCGGCGCCTTCGAGTACCAGGGCCAGAAGTGCTCGGCCGCCTCCCGCGCGTACGTCCCGCGCTCGCTCTGGGACGGCGGCCTGAAGGACGCGCTCGTCACCGAGACCGAGGGCCTGGCCATGGGCGACGTCACGGACCTGGCGAACTTCGTCGGCGCCGTGATCGACGACCGGGCGTTCGCCAAGAACAAGGCCGCCATCGAGCGCGCCAAGGCCGACCCCGCGTGCGAGATCGTCGCGGGCGGCACGTACGACGACTCCGTCGGCTACTTCGTCCGCCCCACCGTCATCGTCTGCTCGGACCCGGAGAACGAGGTCTTCACCGAGGAGTACTTCGGCCCGATCGTCGCCCTGCACGTGTACGAGGACGCCGCCTACGACACGATGCTGGACCAGATGGAGTCCGTCGCCGCCTACGCTCTGACCGGCGCGGTCCTCGCGCAGGACCGGGCGGTCATCGCCGAGGCGACCCGCAGGCTGCGCTTCGCGGCCGGCAACTTCTACGTCAACGACCGGCCCACCGGCTCGATCGTCGGCCAGCAGCCCTTCGGCGGTGCCCGCGCCTCCGGCACCAACGACAAGGCGGGTTCGAAGTTCAACCTGCTGCGCTGGTCCTCGCCGCGGGCCATCAAGGAGACGATGGACGCGCCGACGGACTACCGCTACCCCCACATGGGCTGA
- a CDS encoding proline dehydrogenase family protein has protein sequence MLGPVLLAAARSDGIRRVVSAAPVSRQVVARFVAGEELADAVAAVRDLAARGLEVTLDHLGEDVTDPREALRARDAYLRLAEALTGEGLGTRAEMSVKLSAFGQALPGGHDLALAHVTPVVEAAAAAGTTVTLDMEDHTTVDSTLAVLRTLRERFPQTGAVLQAYLFRTEEDCRDLAGEGSRVRLVKGAYKEPALIAFQDRTEVDRAYVRCLKVLMTGRGYPMIGTHDPRMIAITRELARRHGRKSDEYEFQMLYGIRPAEQERLVAEGHRMRVYTPYGTDWYGYFMRRLAERPANTAFFLRALAGRR, from the coding sequence GTGCTGGGTCCCGTGCTTCTCGCCGCCGCGCGCAGCGACGGAATCCGTCGTGTCGTGTCGGCCGCACCGGTCAGCCGCCAGGTGGTCGCGCGCTTCGTGGCCGGCGAGGAGCTGGCCGACGCCGTCGCCGCCGTCCGCGACCTGGCCGCGCGCGGCCTGGAGGTCACCCTCGACCACCTCGGCGAGGACGTCACCGACCCCCGCGAGGCGCTGCGCGCCCGGGACGCGTACCTCAGGCTCGCCGAGGCCCTGACCGGCGAGGGGCTGGGCACCCGCGCCGAGATGTCCGTGAAGCTCTCCGCCTTCGGCCAGGCGCTGCCCGGCGGCCACGACCTCGCGCTCGCCCACGTCACTCCGGTGGTCGAAGCCGCCGCCGCGGCCGGCACCACGGTCACCCTCGACATGGAGGACCACACCACCGTCGACTCCACCCTCGCCGTCCTGCGCACGCTGCGCGAGCGCTTCCCGCAGACCGGCGCCGTGCTCCAGGCGTACCTCTTCCGCACCGAGGAGGACTGCCGCGACCTCGCCGGCGAGGGCTCCCGGGTCCGGCTGGTGAAGGGCGCGTACAAGGAGCCCGCCCTGATCGCCTTCCAGGACCGGACGGAGGTGGACCGGGCCTACGTCCGCTGCCTGAAGGTCCTCATGACCGGGCGCGGGTACCCCATGATCGGCACGCACGACCCCCGGATGATCGCCATCACCCGGGAGCTGGCGCGCCGCCACGGCCGCAAGTCCGACGAGTACGAGTTCCAGATGCTCTACGGCATCCGCCCCGCGGAACAGGAGCGGCTGGTGGCCGAGGGCCACCGGATGCGCGTCTACACCCCCTACGGCACAGACTGGTACGGCTACTTCATGCGCAGGCTCGCCGAGCGCCCGGCGAACACCGCCTTCTTCCTGCGCGCCCTGGCCGGCCGGCGCTGA
- a CDS encoding helix-turn-helix domain-containing protein, translated as MRGDYQQLVDEVSAALGAPATLEDRDFGLIAFGVHDTGDGSSGGVSSLMDPVRTKSILHRRSTAAVRAWFEAYGITRATGPLRIPPDPSAGVLTGRICLPARHDGVVQGYLWLLDDGHLADVELGGPGRAPDPRIAQAMRTAERIGALLAAETRAGAAAGELLHDVLAGPAAGRDAALAELRDALPGDAAGPVAAVAVLPWRPADPAAPGPGLPRTAATTVVRVRGATGGAAGAGGEAAPVRVLAALVLLPSAGALEPTATAAERLLHAAAGAPGAVAGIGDGRTGLAGLPGTWREALAAARAAWAAPGLGPVARWPDIGPYRLLTELPGGVDPAVARLLEPSHAELARTAEVYLDHAGQASRTAAALGIHRQTLYYRLSRVEELTGLDLTAGEDRLLLHMSLKSARL; from the coding sequence ATGCGCGGCGACTACCAGCAGTTGGTGGACGAGGTCTCGGCGGCGCTCGGCGCGCCCGCCACCCTGGAGGACCGGGACTTCGGCCTGATCGCCTTCGGCGTCCACGACACCGGCGACGGCTCGTCGGGCGGCGTCTCGTCGCTCATGGACCCGGTGCGCACGAAGTCCATCCTGCACCGGCGCTCCACGGCGGCGGTGCGGGCGTGGTTCGAGGCGTACGGGATCACCCGCGCGACCGGGCCGCTGCGGATCCCGCCCGACCCCTCCGCGGGGGTGCTCACCGGGCGGATCTGCCTGCCGGCGCGGCACGACGGCGTGGTGCAGGGCTACCTCTGGCTGCTCGACGACGGGCACCTGGCGGACGTCGAGCTGGGCGGGCCCGGCCGGGCGCCGGACCCGCGGATCGCACAGGCCATGCGGACGGCGGAGCGGATCGGGGCGCTGCTGGCGGCGGAGACCCGGGCGGGCGCCGCGGCGGGGGAGCTGCTGCACGACGTGCTGGCGGGGCCGGCGGCCGGCCGGGACGCGGCGCTGGCGGAGCTGCGGGACGCGCTGCCGGGCGACGCGGCGGGACCGGTGGCGGCGGTGGCGGTGCTGCCCTGGCGGCCGGCGGACCCGGCGGCGCCGGGTCCGGGGCTGCCGCGGACGGCGGCGACGACGGTGGTGCGGGTGCGCGGTGCGACGGGCGGTGCGGCCGGTGCGGGCGGCGAGGCGGCTCCGGTACGGGTGCTGGCGGCGCTGGTGCTGCTGCCGTCCGCGGGTGCGCTGGAGCCGACGGCGACGGCGGCCGAGCGGCTGCTGCACGCCGCGGCCGGCGCGCCCGGCGCGGTCGCCGGAATCGGCGACGGGCGGACGGGCCTGGCCGGGCTGCCCGGCACCTGGCGCGAGGCGCTCGCCGCCGCGCGGGCGGCGTGGGCCGCACCCGGGCTGGGCCCGGTGGCGCGGTGGCCGGACATCGGCCCGTACCGGCTGCTCACCGAGCTGCCCGGCGGCGTCGACCCGGCGGTCGCCCGGCTGCTGGAGCCTTCACACGCCGAACTGGCCCGCACCGCCGAGGTCTATCTCGACCACGCCGGCCAGGCCTCCCGCACGGCCGCCGCGCTGGGCATCCACCGCCAGACGCTGTACTACCGGCTGTCCCGGGTGGAGGAGCTGACCGGCCTCGACCTCACCGCGGGCGAGGACCGCCTGCTCCTCCACATGTCCCTCAAGTCCGCCCGCCTCTGA
- a CDS encoding MFS transporter, with amino-acid sequence MNTTKTTTADPRRWLALAFIGLAQLMIVLDVTIVNIALPSAQADLDISDGDRQWVITAYTLAFGGLLLLGGRIADYTGRRRAFLTGLVGFAAASAVGGAAPGFGALLGARAAQGAFAALLAPAALSLLTTSFTEQRERARAFGIFGAIAAGGGAIGLVTGGALTEYLDWRWCLYVNVPIAAVAAAGWWALPADTRPRARQKTDVPGVLLAVTGLVAVVYGCSEAESEGWDSALVLGLLFLGVALLTGFVLHERGAAAPLLPLRVVLSRARGSAFLGIALVAVGMFGLFLFLTYYMQVVLGYSALKTGVAFLPLTAGVLAGAGGLAARLLPRVAPRALIVPGLLFAAAGNAWLATVDVDTSYAAGVLPAELVVGVGMGMVMAPAINYATHGVREDEAGVASATVNTAQQIGGSIGTALLNTVATSATADYLAERVPDAGALEERRAAGGPVPEVVKAGLVEGFATAYTVASVVLLAAAVVVAALMNTPRPDRTRSATATPAAHLG; translated from the coding sequence ATGAACACTACAAAAACCACGACGGCTGACCCGCGGCGCTGGCTCGCGCTCGCCTTCATCGGGCTCGCGCAGCTCATGATCGTCCTGGACGTCACGATCGTGAACATCGCGCTGCCGTCCGCGCAGGCGGATCTGGACATCTCCGACGGGGACCGGCAGTGGGTGATCACCGCGTACACCCTGGCCTTCGGCGGCCTGCTCCTCCTCGGCGGCCGGATCGCCGACTACACCGGCCGCCGCCGGGCCTTCCTGACCGGGCTCGTGGGCTTCGCCGCCGCCTCCGCGGTGGGCGGCGCGGCACCGGGCTTCGGCGCGCTGCTGGGCGCGCGGGCCGCGCAGGGGGCGTTCGCCGCGCTGCTCGCGCCCGCGGCGCTGTCGCTGCTCACCACGAGCTTCACCGAGCAGCGCGAACGCGCCCGCGCCTTCGGCATCTTCGGCGCCATCGCCGCCGGCGGCGGCGCGATCGGCCTGGTCACCGGGGGAGCGCTGACCGAGTACCTGGACTGGCGCTGGTGCCTGTACGTGAACGTGCCCATCGCGGCGGTGGCCGCGGCCGGCTGGTGGGCGCTGCCCGCCGACACCCGTCCGCGGGCGCGGCAGAAGACCGACGTGCCCGGTGTGCTGCTCGCCGTGACCGGCCTGGTCGCCGTCGTCTACGGGTGCAGCGAGGCGGAGTCCGAGGGCTGGGACTCGGCGCTCGTGCTCGGCCTGCTCTTCCTCGGGGTTGCGCTGCTCACCGGCTTCGTGCTGCACGAGCGCGGCGCCGCGGCGCCGCTGCTGCCGCTGCGGGTGGTGCTGAGCCGGGCCCGCGGGAGCGCGTTCCTGGGCATCGCGCTGGTCGCGGTCGGGATGTTCGGCCTCTTCCTCTTCCTCACGTACTACATGCAGGTCGTCCTGGGCTACTCGGCGCTGAAGACCGGGGTGGCGTTCCTGCCGCTGACGGCCGGGGTGCTCGCCGGTGCCGGCGGGCTCGCGGCCCGGCTGCTGCCCAGGGTGGCGCCGCGGGCGCTCATCGTCCCCGGGCTGCTGTTCGCCGCGGCCGGCAACGCCTGGCTGGCGACGGTGGACGTGGACACCTCGTACGCGGCCGGGGTGCTGCCGGCGGAGCTGGTCGTGGGCGTCGGGATGGGCATGGTGATGGCCCCGGCGATCAACTACGCCACCCACGGCGTCCGCGAGGACGAGGCCGGGGTCGCCTCGGCGACGGTCAACACCGCGCAGCAGATCGGCGGCTCGATCGGCACGGCGCTGCTCAACACCGTGGCCACCAGCGCCACCGCCGACTACCTCGCCGAGCGCGTGCCGGACGCGGGCGCGCTGGAGGAGCGGCGGGCCGCGGGCGGGCCGGTGCCGGAGGTCGTCAAGGCGGGCCTGGTCGAGGGCTTCGCCACGGCGTACACGGTCGCGTCGGTCGTCCTGCTCGCGGCGGCGGTGGTGGTCGCGGCCCTGATGAACACCCCCCGCCCCGACCGCACCCGCTCGGCGACCGCCACCCCGGCGGCCCACCTGGGCTGA
- a CDS encoding TetR/AcrR family transcriptional regulator — translation MRTPMRADARRNRELILRAAGEVFVGEGPDAPLEEVARRAGVGIATLYRNFASREALIRGVAVATLASLRSVAGQALAAEDEPFEALRRFAHAALDLRIGAVLPALSGRIRIDEELAELRALTLRPVQELIVRAQRAGQLRDDVVFGDVPFMVMRLTLQLPGGGLPEGEALAHRHLELYLDGLRPEAARARGAALPGPVLTAAHFIRATDRIVGGTDRRRP, via the coding sequence ATGCGGACCCCGATGCGCGCGGACGCCCGGCGCAACCGCGAGCTGATCCTGCGGGCGGCCGGCGAGGTCTTCGTGGGCGAGGGCCCCGACGCCCCGCTGGAGGAGGTCGCCCGGCGGGCCGGCGTCGGCATCGCCACGCTCTACCGCAACTTCGCCAGCCGCGAGGCGCTGATCCGCGGTGTCGCCGTCGCCACGCTCGCCAGCCTGCGCTCGGTGGCCGGACAGGCGCTGGCGGCGGAGGACGAGCCGTTCGAGGCGCTGCGCCGGTTCGCCCACGCCGCGCTCGACCTGCGCATCGGGGCGGTACTGCCCGCGCTCTCCGGCCGGATCCGGATCGACGAGGAACTGGCCGAGCTGCGCGCGCTGACGCTCCGCCCGGTGCAGGAGCTGATCGTACGGGCGCAGCGGGCCGGCCAGCTCCGCGACGACGTCGTCTTCGGCGACGTTCCGTTCATGGTCATGCGGCTGACGCTGCAACTGCCGGGCGGCGGTCTGCCCGAGGGCGAGGCCCTGGCCCACCGCCATCTGGAGCTGTATCTCGACGGGCTGCGCCCCGAGGCCGCCCGCGCCCGCGGCGCCGCGCTGCCCGGGCCCGTCCTCACCGCCGCCCACTTCATCCGGGCCACGGACCGCATCGTCGGCGGGACGGACCGCCGGCGCCCGTAG
- the serA gene encoding phosphoglycerate dehydrogenase has translation MSTAPASGATPGKPAVLIAEELSPATVDALGPDFDIRHCNGADRAELLAAIADVDAILIRSATKVDAEAVAAARRLKVVARAGVGLDNVDVPAATKAGVMVVNAPTSNIVTAAELACGLIIASARNIPQANAALKAGEWKRSKYTGVELNEKVLGVVGLGRIGVLVAQRMAAFGMRVVAYDPYVQAARAAQMGVKLVSLDELLETSDFITVHLPKTPETLGLIGDEALQKVKPSVRIVNAARGGIVDEEALTAALKEGRVAGAGLDVYATEPCTDSPLFQFDSVVATPHLGASTGEAQEKAGISVARSVRLALAGELVPDAVNVQGGVIAEDVRPGLPLAEKLGRIFTALAGEVAVRLDVEVCGEITQHDVKVLELSALKGVFEDVVAETVSYVNAPLFAQERGVEVRLTTSSESNAHRNLVTVRGTLASGEEVSVSGTLSGPKHLQKVVAVGEHDVDLALADHMAFFSYGDRPGVVGTMGRILGEAGINIAGMQVSRAKAGGEALVALTVDDTIPTAVVQEIAGEIGAASARAVNLTE, from the coding sequence GTGAGCACTGCCCCAGCATCCGGCGCCACCCCCGGGAAGCCGGCCGTACTGATCGCCGAGGAGCTCTCGCCGGCCACCGTCGACGCCCTCGGTCCCGACTTCGACATCCGCCACTGCAACGGCGCCGACCGCGCCGAGCTGCTCGCGGCCATCGCCGACGTGGACGCGATCCTGATCCGCAGCGCCACCAAGGTCGACGCGGAGGCCGTCGCCGCCGCGCGCCGGCTGAAGGTCGTCGCCCGCGCGGGCGTCGGCCTGGACAACGTCGACGTACCCGCCGCCACGAAGGCCGGCGTGATGGTCGTCAACGCGCCCACCTCCAACATCGTCACCGCCGCGGAGCTGGCCTGCGGCCTGATCATCGCCAGCGCGCGCAACATCCCGCAGGCGAACGCCGCGCTGAAGGCCGGCGAGTGGAAGCGTTCGAAGTACACCGGCGTCGAGCTGAACGAGAAGGTGCTCGGCGTCGTCGGGCTCGGCCGCATCGGCGTGCTCGTCGCGCAGCGCATGGCGGCCTTCGGCATGCGCGTCGTGGCGTACGACCCGTACGTGCAGGCCGCGCGGGCCGCGCAGATGGGCGTCAAGCTCGTCTCGCTCGACGAGCTGCTGGAGACCTCCGACTTCATCACCGTCCACCTGCCGAAGACCCCCGAGACCCTGGGTCTGATCGGCGACGAGGCGCTGCAGAAGGTCAAGCCGTCCGTCCGGATCGTCAACGCCGCCCGCGGCGGCATCGTCGACGAGGAGGCGCTGACGGCCGCGCTGAAGGAGGGCCGGGTCGCGGGCGCGGGCCTCGACGTCTACGCCACCGAGCCGTGCACGGACTCGCCGCTGTTCCAGTTCGACAGCGTCGTCGCCACCCCGCACCTCGGCGCCTCCACCGGCGAGGCGCAGGAGAAGGCGGGCATCTCGGTGGCCCGCTCGGTGCGGCTCGCCCTGGCCGGGGAGCTGGTGCCGGACGCGGTCAACGTCCAGGGCGGCGTCATCGCCGAGGACGTGCGCCCCGGGCTGCCGCTGGCGGAGAAGCTGGGCCGGATCTTCACGGCGCTGGCCGGCGAGGTCGCGGTCCGGCTCGACGTGGAGGTCTGCGGCGAGATCACGCAGCACGACGTGAAGGTGCTGGAGCTGTCCGCGCTCAAGGGCGTCTTCGAGGACGTCGTCGCCGAGACCGTGAGCTACGTGAACGCGCCGCTGTTCGCGCAGGAGCGCGGCGTCGAGGTGCGCCTGACCACCAGCTCGGAGTCGAACGCCCACCGCAACCTGGTGACGGTGCGCGGCACGCTCGCCAGCGGCGAGGAGGTGTCGGTCTCCGGCACGCTCTCCGGGCCGAAGCACCTGCAGAAGGTCGTCGCGGTCGGCGAGCACGACGTGGACCTGGCGCTCGCCGACCACATGGCGTTCTTCAGCTACGGCGACCGCCCCGGAGTCGTCGGCACCATGGGCCGGATCCTGGGCGAGGCGGGTATCAACATCGCCGGCATGCAGGTGTCGCGGGCCAAGGCGGGCGGCGAGGCGCTGGTCGCGCTGACCGTGGACGACACGATCCCGACGGCCGTCGTGCAGGAGATCGCCGGTGAGATCGGCGCGGCCTCGGCGCGCGCGGTGAACCTCACCGAGTAA